The following are encoded in a window of Salvia splendens isolate huo1 unplaced genomic scaffold, SspV2 ctg1103, whole genome shotgun sequence genomic DNA:
- the LOC121788635 gene encoding U-box domain-containing protein 7-like, protein MITCEEAKIEDRDWMAALKKSVKMLHFGGWEEKEAAAREMKRLAAKDVNRRRTMAEFGVIPPLVAMVGSEVAAAHQRLAVQVLIELANASFTNKALMVEEGILSKLPKNLSLLEETDKREFAELLLSISGLANTQFPLNSSRIIPTVVCILESSSSIETEELCLSTLHNLSSVLDNAPALISTGIVTSLTKLASVKETSEKSLATLGNLVVTSDGRKALEQNPTVPEGLIEIMTWEEKPKCQELSAYILMVLAHQSSLQRQKMAKAGIVQVLLEVALLGSPLAQKRALKLLQWFKDERQTRMGPHSGPLQVGRVSMGSPLSEEDAEQGKRMMTKIVKQSLYKNMETITRRANGAAGDASKLKALVVSTSSKSLPY, encoded by the exons ATGATTACGTGTGAAGAAGCCAAGATTGAAGATCGTGATTGGATGGCGGCGTTGAAGAAGTCGGTGAAGATGCTTCATTTTGGGGGGTGGGAAgagaaggaggcggcggcgagggAGATGAAGAGGCTCGCGGCGAAAGATGTGAATCGGCGGAGGACCATGGCGGAGTTTGGCGTTATTCCGCCGCTGGTTGCTATGGTTGGATCGGAGGTGGCGGCGGCGCATCAAAGATTGGCTGTGCAAGTGCTTATTGAACTCGCCAATGCATCTTTCAC GAACAAGGCTTTAATGGTGGAGGAAGGAATTTTATCAAAATTGCCCAAGAATTTGAGTTTGTTAGAGGAAACAGATAAGAGAGAATTTGCAGAGCTCCTCCTATCTATATCAGGCCTAGCCAACACTCAATTTCCCCTAAACTCATCAAGAATCATTCCAACTGTAGTCTGCATTCTTGAATCCAGCTCAAGCATAGAGACAGAAGAGCTCTGCTTGAGCACATTGCACAACCTCTCTTCAGTTCTAGACAACGCGCCAGCCCTGATCTCAACGGGGATCGTGACCAGCCTAACGAAGCTAGCCTCGGTGAAGGAGACCTCGGAGAAAAGCCTAGCAACCTTAGGCAACTTGGTAGTAACCTCAGACGGGAGGAAGGCGCTCGAGCAGAACCCCACAGTGCCTGAGGGCCTAATCGAGATCATGACATGGGAGGAGAAGCCGAAGTGCCAGGAGCTCTCTGCCTACATTTTGATGGTCTTGGCTCACCAGAGCTCCCTGCAGAGGCAGAAGATGGCCAAGGCCGGGATAGTGCAGGTGCTTCTAGAAGTCGCGCTGCTGGGGAGCCCGTTGGCGCAGAAGAGAGCGCTGAAGCTGCTGCAGTGGTTCAAGGATGAGCGGCAGACGAGGATGGGGCCTCATTCGGGGCCCCTGCAGGTGGGGAGGGTGTCGATGGGATCGCCTCTGAGTGAGGAGGATGCCGAGCAAGGGAAGAGGATGATGACCAAGATTGTGAAACAGAGTTTGTATAAGAACATGGAGACCATCACGCGTCGTGCCAATGGGGCGGCCGGAGATGCTTCCAAGCTCAAGGCTTTGGTGGTTAGCACTAGTTCTAAGAGCTTACCATACTAG